AGCATCATTGGCTTGAATTGCTCTTCGATATTTACCCCAAAAATCAATTTCCCAATTCGCAGAAAAACCTAATGATAGGGTTTCAAAAGATGAGGGCAAAACCGTTTGCAGCTCACCCCCACCAATCTCATAATAGGTAAAGTTACCAATAGCTGCCTGTTGCTGCGGATATAGCTGACCTACCGATTGGGCCAATAGTGCTCGGGTTTGTAAAACTCTTACTCCAGCGCTTTGGAGGGTCAAATTGTTATGATACCCTTGACAAATTAGAGAGGTCAGCACGGGATCATTAAAAACTTGCCACCATTTCGTGGTGGTAAAAGGGGCCTCTCTTACCGTTGCATCCTTTTTTGGCCAATGAGCAGCAACTGGTTTTATCGGCTCCTTATAATTAGGGCCAACCATAAAACAAGAGCTTAGTAACAGGCATGCAACAAAGGTAAAAATTTTTAACATGGATACTCAGATTTCCCTATCTAAACTATTTTCCATTATTGGAAATGACATGAGCGTATTACTTCAAGCACTTTATCACTCCTATGAATTATTTAATAGATCATTGGAGTAAATCCTGGGTTAAACGATGGGGTCCCTGTCATTAGGAATTCATAGCTTGGTGCAGCCCGCTGAACTCGGGATATTTTTTGGCGCTTATAACCTGGGTTTTGGCCCAGGTTATAATTCAATTCAGAATTATTCTGAAGTATTGACTTGCAGGTGAGTCACATTTTGCAGACCACGTGGCAAGCGATTACCTCGTCGTCCGCGCTCTCCTTTATAATGTTCCAGATCGGCACCTTTCAATGTAAAATGACGCTTACCCGCATGCACGGTGAGTGAGTCCGCTGCGGAGAGCACTTGCAAATCAATGACATACTCTTCCCGTGATAATGCTTTAGCAGTAGGAATACTAATTAATTTATTTCCTTTTCCTCGAGATAACTCAGGTACCTCTTTTGCAGAAAAAATTAGTAAGCGGCCAACACTTGTGGCACAGGCAACAAACAACTCATCATGTTTAGGTAGGACGCGCGGTGGCAAAATATGGCTGGATGCCGGTAATTTAATACAGGCTTTGCCGTTGCGATTTTTCACATAGAGATCGCCTATCTTAGCAATAAACCCGTATCCCGCATCACAAGCTAATAACACCAACTGTTCCGCTTCGCCACCAACTACCGCTTCAAACAGGGCACCTTCAGCAGGATTAAGCTTCCCGGTCAAAGGCTCACCCTGCCCTCGAGCGGAGGGCAAAACATGACCCGGCAAAGAATAAACTTTGCCCTCGCTATCGAAAAAGAGGATTTGTTGATTTGAGCGCCCCATGGCTTGAGCCTTAAACTCATCCCCCGCTTTATAACTTAGCTCACTTCCGATTACATCATAACCTTTAGCTGCTCTTATCCAACCTTTTTTAGAGAGCACTACTGTAATGGGCTCATTAGGTAAGATGTCCTCTTCTTTTAATGCTTGTGATTCTTGGCGTACTATAATTGGTGAACGCCGCGCATCACCAAACTCATCTCTGTCTCTAATAATCTCTTCTTTAATCAAGGTTTTTAATCGTTGCTCTGAGGCTAGGATGTTTTGCAGATAATCGCGTTCAGCACAAAGTTCATTCAGCTCACCGCGTATTTTTATCTCTTCCAGCTTTGCTAAATGACGCAACTTCATCTCTAAAATCGCTTCAGCCTGACGATCACTAAGATTAAAACGAGCCATTAATCCTTGTTTAGGATGCTCATGTTCACGAATGATGGCAATAACTTCATCGATATTTAGATAAGCAATTAGTAAGCCTTCAAGCACATGTATGCGATCGAGCACTTTTGCCAAACGATACTCCAAGCGTCGTCTCACTACGGTTAATCGATAAGCCAACCATTCGTTCAGGATATCTAGTAAATTTTTTACCCTGGGTCTGCCATCGAGTCCTATCATATTAAAATTAACTCGATAACTGCGTTCCAAATCTGTGGTTGCAAATAAATGAGACATCAATCCTTCGGCATCGACTCGATTTGAACGCGGGATAATAACCAGTCGCGTAGGATGTTCATGATCGGACTCATCACGTAAATCCTCAACCATAGGAAGTTTTTTCTGTTGCATCTGTAACGCAATTTGCTCGATTACTTTCGCACCCGATACCTGATAGGGTAACGCAGTGATGACAATATTTTGCTTTTCCTGACTATAAACAGCCCGCATTTTAATTGAACCATTACCTGTCTCGTACATGTTCGCTATGGCTTCGGTCGGAGTTATTATTTCAGCTTCTGTTGGAAAATCTGGACCCTTGATATATTGACTGATTGCGTTTAAATCGGCTTGAGGATTATCCAAAAGATGGATGCAGGCATTAGCCACTTCGGTCAAGTTATGGGGCAGAATATCTGAAGCCATCCCCACAGCAATTCCGGTTGCACCATTCAATAATATATTAGGTAAGCGTGCTGGTAATAATGAGGGTTCTTGTAAAGTTCCATCAAAATTATCAGTCCAATCCACAGTACCTTGTAATAACTCTGAAAGTAAAATTTCCGCATAAGGCGATAAGCGAGCTTCCGTATAACGCATGGCGGCAAATGATTTTGGATCATCAGGGGATCCCCAGTTGCCTTGACCATCCACAAAGGGATATCGGTACGAAAAGGGTTGGGCCATGAGTACCATGGCTTCATAACAGGCACTATCACCATGAGGATGAAACTTACCTAGCACATCCCCGACCGTACGCGCTGATTTTTTATATTTGGCAGTTGCCTTCAAACCCAGTTCAGACATTGCATAAATAATACGTCGTTGAACAGGCTTTAATCCGTCTGCAATATGGGGTAAGGCCCTATCCAAAATGACGTACATTGAATAGTCTAGGTAAGCCTTTTCTGTAAATTCAGTTAATGCTTTGCGTTCTGTTACTTCATTCATTGTTTTTTTATTCATGGGATTAATAATTACTATTTAACCATCGTGATGCTCTATTGGAAAGTAATTTTATCAAACTCTGGTTAGTGCATATATAGAAAGAGCTTATAAATTGTGAATAACTTTGTGTGTACGTTCATAATTATTGGGAGTAAATTTATAAGTTATTGAAATTTAATGTATTTTAAAATATGCTTTTTTTCATATCATTTTTATCCTGTGGATAACTTTGTGTATTACAAAAAAATATAAGATCAAGTGGTTGTAAATTAAAAGAAATCATACTCTTTTTTTATTCACAATTTTCTCTGCCCGGTCAATTTAATTGATAATGATATATAATTGAATAAAGGGGAAAATGGAATTGACCTATATGAATAACAGCAAAAAGCAAAATCAGAACTCGCTATTTGCCAATACGGATTCTCAATTTAGCAAAGTCTTGCTTTATTTTATTTTTATACCGGCCCTTATACTTGTAATAATGGATGGCATTTTTGCCTATCGTCAATCCAACAAACTGGTCGAAGCGAACCGTTGGGTAACCCATACTTATGAAGTGATTCATACTACAGATGAAATACTCTATGCCATAGTCAGCATTAATTCGCAGCAAAGAGGCTATCTTATCTCAGGTGATAATCAGTTTATAATGAATATGGATAAGATAAAAACCGGCTTCAAATCAAATTTCGATAACTTGCTTGAATTAACCAAGGATAACCCCTCCCAAGCAGAACGCGTCACGCGTTTTAGAGATTTAACCAACCAACGACTTAGTCAATTAAATCAAACCATTCAATTAAAGATGAATAATCAGTTAAATACACAAGAGGGTATCGATTTTTTCCGACAAGAAGTTGATCTTTCCAATCAAATTAAGGGCTTAGGTCAAGAAATTAAATCGGTTGAATTAGTCCTGCTCAAGGGAAGAAATGATATGGTGTTGAACGATACCCAACTGGCAAACCTAATCAATATAGTTGGTGGTATTATTAGCATATTCGGGTTAATTTTAGTATTCATCCTGGCCAACAAAGAGCTTGACCGAAGCCTCAAGGCAGAACGCGACCGAAAAAATGTGGAAACGCGCTTAAGGAGTATTCTAGAAAGCGCCACAGACATGATAGCAGCCGTGGATAACAATTGCCGCTACATTATTTTTAATGAAGCTTATCAACGCGAATTTAAACGTTTATTTGGTAAGTCTATTGCTGTAGGGATGAGTTTGGAGGAAGCATTTGCCGAGAGTCCGAGCTCAAAAAATAAATTAATTGAGGCCTGGAAGGAGTCACTACAAGGAGAAGAAGTTGTTAAAAATATTGAGGTGGAACTTCAAAAAAAGCGGGTGATCTATGAAATTACATCCAGTTTAATTAGCGATGAAAAAAACGTGATTAGTGGCACAATGCATATTATCCGCAACATTACCAAGCAACTTGAAGAACAACTTGCTCTTAAAGACTCTTATGAAAAACTCAACGCCGGAATGCAAGCTCTACAAGATAAAAACGAACAAATTACGCTGCTTGTCGAGATGAGCGATATAATGCTCGCGTGCAACTCTCAAAATGAATTAAGTAATGTTATGACCAAATATTGCCAGCGAATGTTGCATTTTGCCAGTGGTTATTTGTATGTGATGCATCCCTCAAAAAACTATCTTGAACTCGCAACAACTTGGGGCGAGCCAAATACTCAAGAAGCTACTTTCACTCCCGAACAATGTTGGGCCCTGCGTTTGGGGAGAATTCATCATGTGCGGTCAAACCACCATGAATTAATTTGCAATCACGTAAACATTACCAAAGAACAAAACTCAACATACATCTGTGTGCCATTAATGGCACAAAATGATATTTATGGTTTGTTGTACTTAGAAATTGTAGAAGAAACCCCAATTGCATTTTCTGAAAGTCAGCGTCTTTTAATTACTGCGTTTGCCGAGTTAACTGCACTAGCCTTTGCTAATGTACGTTTAAGGGAGAATCTCCGATATCAATCCATGCGTGATCCTTTAACCGGTTTATATAACCGACGTTATTTAGAGGATTTTCTTTTAAAACAAATTCACCAATCAGAGCGCACTAAAGTGCCACTCGCTGTATTGATGTTAGATTTAGATCACTTCAAAAAAATAAATGACACTTATGGGCATGATGCGGGTGATGCCGCCCTAAAAGAACTAGGAAAAGTGTTACAAGATGATATTCGTATAGGGGATATTGCTGCACGTTATGGTGGGGAAGAATTTATAGTTGTCTTTTATGACACCAATGCCGATATGATTAAAACCCGTGCTGAGAGCATAAGGCATTCAGTTTCGCGAATACAAATAAAATATGGAGCGCAACACGTAGGTCCAATAACAATTTCTATTGGTATATCTGTATTTCCTAATAATGGGCGTACCCCAGAGGAATTAATCGAGTCAGCTGACAAAGCTTTATATTTTGCGAAAGCAAACGGCAGAAATCAGGTTATTTTATATTCAGAAATTGGCACTAAAAAATTTCCAACTCCTGAAAAAAAGAATGGGGAGAACAAAACAGATAATCGAAGATTAATGTAATTTGGTTAAATTCCCAATTTATGAATGAAAAGAAGAAAAACCATGGTGAATTGGAGCCTCTTTAATAAAAAGTATAAAACAAAAGAGGCTACAAAATTGGAACTACATAACTATTTAACTATTTTTCTAACTTTTTGAATAGCTCGAATTTGTGCAACAGCACGAGCTAATTCTGCAGCAGCTACGGAATAATCCATTTCACCGCCTTTGCTTGACATTGCAGCTTCGGCTTGCGCTTTAGCAGCAAGAACAGCAGCTTCATCAAGATGATCAGCACGCTCAACCACATCGGCAAGAACAGTCACACAGTTGGGTTGTATTTCCAGCATTCCACCTTGAACATAGTAAATTTCTTGGTGACCACCAGGCAAGGTAACTCGTACCTCACCTGGCTTTAGAACTGTAAGCAAAGGTGCATGACCGGCTGTAATACCTATTTCGCCTAATTCTCCGGTGGCAACTACCATTTCTACTACACCAGAGAATATTTCATGTTCAGCACTAACAATGTCTAAGTGCGTTGTTCTAGTCATATTTGCCTACCTCACAAGGTCTTAGCTTTAGCAACCGCTTCCTCAATGCTACCAACCATATAAAAAGCTTGCTCAGGTAAATCATCATATTCACCCGCGAGAATACCTTGGAAGCCTTTGATCGTATCTTTCAAAGAAACGTACTTTCCTGGAGAACCAGTAAATACTTCAGCAACGAAGAATGGTTGTGACAAGAATCTTTGGATTTTACGCGCACGAGTAACAACACGTTTATCTTCTTCAGATAATTCGTCCATACCCAGAATAGCAATAATATCTTTTAATTCTTTATAGCGTTGTAATGTTTGTTGTACACGACGAGCTGTATCGTAATGTTCTTGTCCTACAATTAATGGATCTAATTGTCGAGAAGTAGAGTCCAAAGGATCTACTGCAGGATAAATACCTAACTCAGCAATTTGACGTGACAATACAACTGTAGCATCCAAGTGAGCAAACGTAGTTGCTGGGGATGGGTCAGTTAAATCGTCCGCAGGTACATATACCGCTTGAATCGAGGTGATAGAACCAGTCTTGGTAGAAGTGATACGCTCTTGCAGCATACCCATTTCTTCAGCAAGTGTTGGTTGGTAACCCACTGCGGAAGGCATACGGCCTAAAAGTGCTGATACTTCAACACCTGCCAAAGTATAACGATAAATGTTGTCAATAAATAACAACACATCACGGCCTTCGTCACGGAATTTTTCAGCCATAGTCAAGCCAGTTAGTGCCACGCGTAAACGGTTACCTGGGGGCTCATTCATCTGGCCGTAAACCAAGGATACTTTGTCTAATACATTAGAGTCTTTCATTTCATGATAGAAGTCATTTCCTTCACGAGTACGCTCACCTACACCCGCAAATACTGAGTATCCACTGTGCTCAATCGCGATGTTTCGGATTAATTCCATCATGTTAACGGTTTTACCCACACCGGCACCACCGAATAGACCCACTTTACCTCCTTTCGCAAAAGGACAAAGCAAGTCAATAACTTTAATACCTGTTTCAAGCAATTCCTGACTTCCAGCTTGCTCTTCATAACTTGGCGGTTTGCGGTGAATTGACCAATGCTCTTCAGCACCGATTGGACCTGCGTCATCAACTGGACGACCCAAAACATCCATGATGCGGCCTAGAGTTTTTTTGCCAACAGGCACTTGAATAGGATTCGCTGTATTTTCAGCTTTTAAACCGCGCTTAAGTCCTTCGGTTGTTCCCATTGCAATAGTACGAACTACACCATCACCCAGTTGTTGCTGTACTTCAAAAACCAAATCACCATCGACAAGTTTCAATGCATCATTGATTTTAGGGACATTCTCACGGGGGAATTCCACATCCACAACCGCGCCAATAATTTCTACTACAGTTCCTAAGCTCATTTTATACCCTCTTATAAAGCGGCTGCGCCACCGACAATCTCTGCTAACTCTTGAGTAATAGCAGCTTGTCGAGCTTTGTTATAAGCCAATTGAAATTCTTTAATCAAATCACCGGCATTATCCGTTGCGTTTTTCATTGCAATCATTTTAGCCGCTTGTTCACAAGCAATATTTTCAACTACTGCCTGATAAATCTGTAATTCGATATAACGTTCTAAAAGATTATCGAGCAATTCCTTAGCATCAGGTTCATAAATATAGTCCCAATGATGCCCCATTACATTGCTGTCTTCTTCTGATTTTGGCAATGGTAGTAATTGTTTCACCACTGGCTTTTGAGTCATGGTGTTAACAAACTCGTTGTATACAACATGCAATGCGTCAATGGTGCCATTACTAAACGCATCAAGCATCACTTTAACGACACCAATTAGGTCGTTAATGCCCGGTGTATCACCTAGATGATCTTTTGAGCCTAGAACATTGCTTCCTACTCGTTTAAAGAATGCTTGTCCCTTACGGCCAATTACAGCAATATCAACCTCTTTGCCTTGCTCTTTCCAGCTACGCATCGTACGTACGGTTTCACGCAATAAGTTTACGTTGAGACCACCGCACAGACCGCGGTCTGTGGTAACCACAATTAGCCCAACACGATTAATCTCGCGGTGGGTCATAAAAGGATGTCTGTACTCTGAATGTGCACGAGCAATATGCTTAACTACACTGTAGATTTTACTGGCATAGGGTTTGGATGCGCGCATTCGTTCCTGAGTTTTACGCATTTTGCTTGCCGCCACCATTTCCATCGCACGAGTAATTTTTCGAGTCTTATTAATACTCGAAATTTTCGAACGGATTTCTTTTGCTCCAGCCATAATATCACTTCGCCTTAAATTGACTTACCAACTTGCTGTACGTTTAAAGTCCTCTACAGCTTTTTTCAATTTTGCTTCAATGTCATTATCGTAAGCGCCCGCTTCACTGATCAGCTGTAGTAGATCGGGATGCGAGGAACGCATATAGTCATGTAATGACGCTTCAAACGCAGCAACTTCACTTACAGGTACATCATCCAAGTAACCTTTTTCAACAACAAACAATGCAGTTCCCATTTCAGCAACAGATAATGGCGAATATTGTTTTTGTTTCATCAACTCAGTAATTCGCTGACCGCGCTCTAACTGCTTACGAGTTGCATCGTCTAGATCTGAAGCAAATTGAGAGAACGCTTCCAATTCACGGAATTGAGCTAGTGCTAAACGTGTTCCACCGCCCAGCTTTTTCATAATTTTGGTTTGAGCAGCACCACCAACACGTGATACAGAAAGACCGGAGTTAATTGCGGGTCTTACGCCTGAGTTAAATAAATCAACATCAAGGAAGATCTGACCGTCGGTAATTGAAATAACGTTTGTAGGAACGAATGCAGATACGTCACCGGCTTGGGTCTCAATAATTGGCAATGCAGTCAATGATCCTGTTTTTCCTTTAACTTCACCATTTGTTAATTTTTCTACTTCATCAGCATTAATTCGTGCAGCTCGCTCTAACAAACGTGAGTGCAAATAGAAAAT
The DNA window shown above is from Legionella sp. PC997 and carries:
- a CDS encoding F0F1 ATP synthase subunit epsilon translates to MTRTTHLDIVSAEHEIFSGVVEMVVATGELGEIGITAGHAPLLTVLKPGEVRVTLPGGHQEIYYVQGGMLEIQPNCVTVLADVVERADHLDEAAVLAAKAQAEAAMSSKGGEMDYSVAAAELARAVAQIRAIQKVRKIVK
- the parC gene encoding DNA topoisomerase IV subunit A — protein: MNKKTMNEVTERKALTEFTEKAYLDYSMYVILDRALPHIADGLKPVQRRIIYAMSELGLKATAKYKKSARTVGDVLGKFHPHGDSACYEAMVLMAQPFSYRYPFVDGQGNWGSPDDPKSFAAMRYTEARLSPYAEILLSELLQGTVDWTDNFDGTLQEPSLLPARLPNILLNGATGIAVGMASDILPHNLTEVANACIHLLDNPQADLNAISQYIKGPDFPTEAEIITPTEAIANMYETGNGSIKMRAVYSQEKQNIVITALPYQVSGAKVIEQIALQMQQKKLPMVEDLRDESDHEHPTRLVIIPRSNRVDAEGLMSHLFATTDLERSYRVNFNMIGLDGRPRVKNLLDILNEWLAYRLTVVRRRLEYRLAKVLDRIHVLEGLLIAYLNIDEVIAIIREHEHPKQGLMARFNLSDRQAEAILEMKLRHLAKLEEIKIRGELNELCAERDYLQNILASEQRLKTLIKEEIIRDRDEFGDARRSPIIVRQESQALKEEDILPNEPITVVLSKKGWIRAAKGYDVIGSELSYKAGDEFKAQAMGRSNQQILFFDSEGKVYSLPGHVLPSARGQGEPLTGKLNPAEGALFEAVVGGEAEQLVLLACDAGYGFIAKIGDLYVKNRNGKACIKLPASSHILPPRVLPKHDELFVACATSVGRLLIFSAKEVPELSRGKGNKLISIPTAKALSREEYVIDLQVLSAADSLTVHAGKRHFTLKGADLEHYKGERGRRGNRLPRGLQNVTHLQVNTSE
- the atpG gene encoding F0F1 ATP synthase subunit gamma; translated protein: MAGAKEIRSKISSINKTRKITRAMEMVAASKMRKTQERMRASKPYASKIYSVVKHIARAHSEYRHPFMTHREINRVGLIVVTTDRGLCGGLNVNLLRETVRTMRSWKEQGKEVDIAVIGRKGQAFFKRVGSNVLGSKDHLGDTPGINDLIGVVKVMLDAFSNGTIDALHVVYNEFVNTMTQKPVVKQLLPLPKSEEDSNVMGHHWDYIYEPDAKELLDNLLERYIELQIYQAVVENIACEQAAKMIAMKNATDNAGDLIKEFQLAYNKARQAAITQELAEIVGGAAAL
- a CDS encoding diguanylate cyclase; the protein is MNNSKKQNQNSLFANTDSQFSKVLLYFIFIPALILVIMDGIFAYRQSNKLVEANRWVTHTYEVIHTTDEILYAIVSINSQQRGYLISGDNQFIMNMDKIKTGFKSNFDNLLELTKDNPSQAERVTRFRDLTNQRLSQLNQTIQLKMNNQLNTQEGIDFFRQEVDLSNQIKGLGQEIKSVELVLLKGRNDMVLNDTQLANLINIVGGIISIFGLILVFILANKELDRSLKAERDRKNVETRLRSILESATDMIAAVDNNCRYIIFNEAYQREFKRLFGKSIAVGMSLEEAFAESPSSKNKLIEAWKESLQGEEVVKNIEVELQKKRVIYEITSSLISDEKNVISGTMHIIRNITKQLEEQLALKDSYEKLNAGMQALQDKNEQITLLVEMSDIMLACNSQNELSNVMTKYCQRMLHFASGYLYVMHPSKNYLELATTWGEPNTQEATFTPEQCWALRLGRIHHVRSNHHELICNHVNITKEQNSTYICVPLMAQNDIYGLLYLEIVEETPIAFSESQRLLITAFAELTALAFANVRLRENLRYQSMRDPLTGLYNRRYLEDFLLKQIHQSERTKVPLAVLMLDLDHFKKINDTYGHDAGDAALKELGKVLQDDIRIGDIAARYGGEEFIVVFYDTNADMIKTRAESIRHSVSRIQIKYGAQHVGPITISIGISVFPNNGRTPEELIESADKALYFAKANGRNQVILYSEIGTKKFPTPEKKNGENKTDNRRLM
- the atpD gene encoding F0F1 ATP synthase subunit beta encodes the protein MSLGTVVEIIGAVVDVEFPRENVPKINDALKLVDGDLVFEVQQQLGDGVVRTIAMGTTEGLKRGLKAENTANPIQVPVGKKTLGRIMDVLGRPVDDAGPIGAEEHWSIHRKPPSYEEQAGSQELLETGIKVIDLLCPFAKGGKVGLFGGAGVGKTVNMMELIRNIAIEHSGYSVFAGVGERTREGNDFYHEMKDSNVLDKVSLVYGQMNEPPGNRLRVALTGLTMAEKFRDEGRDVLLFIDNIYRYTLAGVEVSALLGRMPSAVGYQPTLAEEMGMLQERITSTKTGSITSIQAVYVPADDLTDPSPATTFAHLDATVVLSRQIAELGIYPAVDPLDSTSRQLDPLIVGQEHYDTARRVQQTLQRYKELKDIIAILGMDELSEEDKRVVTRARKIQRFLSQPFFVAEVFTGSPGKYVSLKDTIKGFQGILAGEYDDLPEQAFYMVGSIEEAVAKAKTL